The Paenalcaligenes faecalis genome has a window encoding:
- a CDS encoding PLP-dependent aminotransferase family protein: MDSHTSYTFSNRANQLTSSAIREILKVTTRPEIISFAGGLPSADGFPISELRQAFDSVLATEGRSALQYGPTEGYTPLREWVAQDLSTDDVKINVNEVLIVSGSQQALDMLGKLFIDTGSKVLVESPTYLGALQSFSVFEPEYVSMDTDDGGLIPSEVSTAKAAGARFIYALPNFQNPTGRTMSAERRQDLVERCASAGIPIVEDDPYGELRYKGEPQPSLLHLGRKAGATVIRLGSFSKVLAPGLRLGYIIAPAAIIDKLVQIKQATDLHSPSITQMAVYEAIKGGFLTAHLPTVRDLYKRQCQYMLDAMEKYFPDDVKWTRPEGGMFLWVTLPDHMDSQDLLQKAIERNVAFVPGEPFYAAGEPKRNTFRLSFVTVTEDRIREGIEILGQLIREQR; this comes from the coding sequence ATGGATTCTCACACCTCATATACTTTTTCTAACCGAGCCAATCAGCTCACCAGTTCTGCTATCAGAGAAATCCTAAAGGTCACTACACGACCAGAAATTATTTCTTTTGCGGGCGGTTTGCCCTCGGCTGACGGTTTCCCTATTTCTGAACTACGTCAAGCCTTTGACTCAGTCTTAGCCACCGAAGGTCGTTCTGCATTGCAATATGGTCCTACCGAAGGCTACACCCCATTGCGTGAATGGGTAGCTCAGGACCTCAGCACGGATGACGTTAAGATCAATGTAAACGAGGTGTTGATTGTCTCTGGTTCCCAGCAGGCATTAGATATGTTGGGCAAACTCTTTATTGATACCGGCAGCAAGGTCTTAGTAGAGTCCCCCACTTACTTAGGTGCGTTGCAGTCGTTCTCCGTTTTTGAGCCTGAATATGTCTCAATGGATACCGATGATGGTGGCTTGATTCCCTCCGAAGTCTCTACCGCAAAGGCAGCAGGTGCACGTTTTATTTACGCGTTACCTAACTTCCAAAACCCAACGGGTCGCACCATGAGCGCAGAGCGTCGTCAAGACTTAGTAGAGCGTTGCGCTAGTGCTGGGATTCCTATCGTCGAAGACGACCCGTACGGGGAATTACGCTATAAAGGCGAGCCTCAGCCTAGCCTATTGCATCTAGGCCGTAAGGCCGGTGCAACCGTCATTCGTCTGGGTTCTTTTTCTAAAGTATTAGCCCCAGGCTTGCGCTTAGGTTATATCATTGCACCTGCTGCAATTATTGATAAATTAGTTCAAATCAAACAAGCCACTGATTTACACTCACCCTCTATTACCCAAATGGCCGTCTACGAGGCCATAAAAGGCGGCTTTTTAACGGCTCATTTGCCTACGGTACGTGATTTGTACAAGCGTCAATGCCAGTACATGTTGGACGCCATGGAAAAATACTTTCCTGATGACGTAAAATGGACACGTCCAGAGGGCGGTATGTTCTTGTGGGTGACGTTGCCAGATCACATGGACTCACAGGATCTATTACAAAAAGCCATTGAGCGTAATGTGGCTTTTGTACCGGGCGAACCCTTTTATGCCGCAGGTGAACCCAAACGCAACACTTTCCGCCTGAGCTTTGTGACCGTAACCGAAGACCGTATCCGCGAGGGCATTGAAATCTTAGGTCAATTGATCCGCGAACAGCGCTAA